In Candidatus Melainabacteria bacterium, one DNA window encodes the following:
- a CDS encoding acyl-CoA dehydrogenase has product MTSTVTHDVQPYGEFLDDQHQAIRELVRDFATNEIAPKSAEVDRNARFPEETFKKLGQMDLLGLPIAQEYGGAGADYRSYAIAVEEIGRACGSTGLSYAAHVSLGTNPIYMFGTDEQKKHYLPKLTKGEWLGCWALTEPGTGSDAAAQKTTARLDGDHWVLNGTKQFITNATHADVAIIMAMTDQSKGRKGISSFIVDKGTKGYSVSKVEKKMGMRGSPTASLTFEDCRIPKENIIGEVGEGYKQALMTLEGGRISIGALALGIAQAALDSALNYAKQREAFGQPIGKFQFIQGYLADMSTQISAARLLLYHAAWMKDHHKRVTLEGSQAKLYASEIASKVCNLCIQIHGGYGYIEDFPAERFLRDAKLCEIGEGTSEIQRLLIARQLGL; this is encoded by the coding sequence TTGACGAGCACCGTAACCCATGACGTACAGCCGTACGGCGAGTTTCTAGATGATCAGCATCAGGCAATTCGCGAGTTAGTCCGTGATTTTGCCACTAACGAGATTGCGCCAAAATCAGCTGAAGTCGACCGGAATGCAAGATTTCCGGAGGAAACATTCAAAAAGCTTGGACAGATGGATCTGTTGGGATTGCCAATCGCTCAAGAGTATGGCGGTGCCGGTGCCGATTACAGAAGCTACGCAATCGCCGTTGAAGAAATTGGTCGCGCCTGCGGTTCAACCGGTTTGAGCTATGCTGCACATGTTTCGCTGGGCACCAACCCCATCTATATGTTCGGAACTGATGAGCAGAAGAAACATTATCTTCCCAAGCTCACCAAAGGAGAATGGCTTGGTTGCTGGGCTCTGACTGAACCAGGTACTGGCTCGGATGCTGCCGCTCAGAAAACAACTGCCAGACTGGATGGTGATCATTGGGTTTTGAATGGCACCAAGCAGTTCATCACAAATGCTACTCATGCCGACGTTGCCATCATCATGGCGATGACCGACCAGAGCAAAGGACGCAAGGGTATCTCCTCCTTTATCGTCGATAAAGGCACAAAGGGCTATTCAGTCAGTAAAGTAGAGAAGAAGATGGGCATGCGCGGTTCCCCGACAGCCAGTCTTACTTTTGAAGATTGCCGTATTCCCAAGGAAAATATCATCGGTGAAGTCGGTGAAGGCTACAAGCAAGCTTTAATGACACTGGAAGGCGGCAGAATCTCAATTGGCGCACTGGCACTCGGTATTGCTCAGGCGGCTCTGGATTCAGCTTTGAACTATGCCAAACAGCGCGAAGCTTTCGGTCAGCCAATAGGCAAATTCCAATTCATTCAGGGCTACCTCGCTGACATGTCAACTCAAATCAGCGCGGCAAGACTTTTGCTTTATCATGCTGCCTGGATGAAAGACCATCACAAGCGCGTTACGCTGGAAGGATCGCAGGCTAAATTGTATGCATCTGAAATTGCATCCAAAGTTTGCAATCTGTGCATCCAGATTCACGGTGGTTACGGCTACATCGAAGATTTCCCAGCCGAGCGTTTCTTGCGCGATGCTAAGCTCTGCGAAATCGGCGAAGGTACGTCTGAAATTCAACGTCTGTTGATTGCCCGCCAGTTGGGACTGTAG
- a CDS encoding HAMP domain-containing histidine kinase has protein sequence MMTQQIDENLTEREIRLKMVVDIAHELRTPLGGIVGMNELLLSSQLDPEQKQFSETIHDSAKSMLQLLNDFVELAKLDAEKVVIRSAPTHLQTLLDECSYALRKLLKSHNIELNIVFSEGLPDTIGTDENCLRQTIISIVTGATKYVESGTIRIDIAPAAHNAKKSGISFKITLPPNTVNRNGQPLFTVIASENSPVLRFDSTWLRLSIAQHLLNLLQATVSIQDNTMEFVIQSN, from the coding sequence ATGATGACTCAGCAAATCGACGAGAACCTAACTGAGCGAGAAATTCGGTTAAAGATGGTTGTCGACATCGCGCATGAGTTGCGTACGCCACTTGGCGGCATTGTCGGTATGAACGAACTGCTCCTCTCCTCGCAACTCGATCCGGAACAAAAACAGTTTTCAGAAACCATTCACGACTCGGCAAAATCAATGCTGCAACTACTCAATGACTTCGTTGAGCTTGCGAAGTTAGATGCTGAAAAGGTCGTTATCCGCTCCGCACCGACACACCTGCAAACGCTTCTGGATGAATGCTCTTATGCACTACGAAAACTGCTCAAGTCGCACAACATAGAACTGAATATCGTTTTTAGCGAAGGTCTTCCAGATACAATAGGCACAGATGAAAATTGCCTTCGGCAGACAATCATCTCCATTGTCACGGGCGCGACGAAATACGTAGAGAGCGGCACTATTAGAATCGATATTGCTCCTGCCGCTCACAACGCGAAGAAGAGCGGAATTTCATTCAAGATCACTCTGCCACCGAATACGGTTAATCGAAATGGACAGCCATTGTTCACGGTTATAGCAAGCGAGAACTCACCTGTGCTGCGTTTCGATTCCACATGGTTGAGACTCAGCATCGCTCAGCATCTTTTGAATCTTTTACAGGCCACTGTTTCAATTCAGGACAACACAATGGAGTTCGTCATTCAATCTAATTGA